One genomic segment of Mangifera indica cultivar Alphonso chromosome 6, CATAS_Mindica_2.1, whole genome shotgun sequence includes these proteins:
- the LOC123218351 gene encoding haloacid dehalogenase-like hydrolase domain-containing protein 3 translates to MSMLSRLRCITVDVTGTLIAYKGDLGDYYCMAAKAIGLPCPDYKRVHEGFKLAYKEMATKYPCFGYAAKMPNVVWWKTCVRDSFIRAGYDYDEETFEKIFRRIYSSFGSSAPYTVFADSQPFLRWAREKGLKVGIISNAEYRYQDVILPALGLRQGTEWDFGVFSGLEGVEKPNPRIYEIALEKAGNIAPEETLYIGDSFRKDYVPAKSVGMHAILLDRFKTPDAQEWKKSGALVLPDLVAVQDGLTSDKFNC, encoded by the exons ATGTCTATGTTGTCAAGATTACGCTGTATTACTGTGGATGTCACTGGTACACTGATAGCTTACAAAGGGGACCTTGGTGACTACTATTGCATGGCAGCCAAAGCTATTGGACTCCCTTGTCCTGACTATAAACGTGTTCATGAGGGCTTTAAACTGGCATATAAAGAGATGGCGACAAAGTATCCATGTTTTGGTTATGCAGCAAAAATGCCCAACGTTGTCTGGTGGAAAACTTGTGTCAGAGATTCCTTCATCAGG GCTGGATATGACTATGATGAGGAGACATTTGAGAAGATATTTAGACGCATATATTCATCGTTTGGTTCATCTGCACCATATACTGTCTTCGCAGACTCTCAACCATTCTTAAGATGGGCACGTGAGAAGGGTCTTAAAGTTGGGATTATTAGCAATGCAGAATACCGATATCAGGATGTAATCCTTCCAGCCTTGGGTTTGAGacaa GGAACTGAGTGGGACTTTGGTGTGTTTTCTGGTCTTGAAGGTGTTGAGAAACCAAACCCAAGAATCTATGAGATAGCCCTTGAAAAAGCTGGAAATATAGCACCTGAGGAAACTCTGTACATTGGAGACAGCTTTCGCAAAGACTACGTCCCTGCAAAGAGTGTGGGTATGCATGCTATACTATTAGATAGGTTTAAGACACCTGATGCTCAGGAATGGAAGAAATCCGGTGCACTTGTGCTACCCGATTTAGTTGCAGTACAGGATGGACTTACTTCAGACAAGTTTAATTGTTAG